The window GGCAAATATCTGGCAGAACACAGGAATTAATTGGAAAGATGTTTTGATTACTTGCAGTACAGGAAATCCTTCTCTTGGAAATAATCCTCCTGCAATCGGTACTTGGTATATCGGCTATTATCAGAGTTATTATGAAAGAGATTATCAGGATGACAAAGTAAAATCTTCTGAAATGGCAGAAACAACTTCCGCAGGTGCAGTAGATACTTATCTGAATCAAAAACCTGCTGATATCAGTTCAAATTATACGGCCCAAAATCAAACAATTGCCAACACAGAATTTGCCGTTAGTCTCAAATATTCAATTCCATCTGATGGTAAAGGACATATTGTGGCTTTGAAAACAGCCACCTTAAAATCCGATTACAATTATTTGGCAATCCCTAAAATTGATCAGTCTGCTTATTTGATTGCCAGAATTACAGGCTGGGAGGAACTAAGTCTGATTCCGGGTAATGCAAATATTTACTTTAACAGTACTTATGTAGGTAAAACGATGCTTAACGCCGGAGGCCTGAGCGATACAATGGAGGTTTCTTTGGGACGAGACAAATCAATAGAAGTGAAGAGAATTGTATTGAAGGATAAAACCAATGAGAAATTCTTAAACTCAAATGTTACCCTTAACCGTGCGTTCGAAATTTCTATCCGTAACTCCAAAGCATATAATATAGATGTGGTAATAAAAGATCATATTCCGGTAAGTCAGGTCAATGAGATTAAGGTAGAGATACTGAATAAAGGTGGATCTGATATAGATTTAGCCAGCGGAATTCTTACATGGAAAGAGAAAGTTAAGGCAAAAGAGACTAAGAAATTACAGTTTGAATTCAGCGTGACTTATCCAAAAGATACTCCTATAACCGCTTTATAAAAATGCAGATATCCGTCAATATGTGAATGACAGTCACTTTTGGGTCACTTTGGTAAGCTAACATTTATGGAGAAGGCAAAGTAATGGATCACCTTTGCTTTGCTTATGAAACAAACCAATTTGGAAATGACACACAACCATCTTAAATCTATAGTTATGGCGATAGCCATGATTATCTGCATCCAGAATGCAAATGCGCAATTCGCCAACTCTTTCGGTAAACAAAAAAGTGGAAAGCAACACCCGGTTAGAGTTTACTTTATGGCTTATGATATGCAATATCCCGGAATCGCTATCGGTCCGGAATATGATTTTCTCTATGCGACACATCAAAAAATACAATGTAATAAAGGAACTCGCTATACAGATAAGCATTTGTATTTCGTCCCTCAATTTGGTATAGTTAAAACTGATGTACAGTCAGTTGCAGCATTTGTCAATATTGAACTTGATTTTAAAACGATTTATCAATCCGGCTTTATAGTAGATTTATTTGCTTCTGCAGGTTATGCCCAAATATTTGAAAACCAACCGGCAGATCTTGGTGCTTCATCTTTTGAAAATTCATTATTTGCAAGCCACGGTGCATTCCTCCCGCAGTTTGGTATTGGAACAGGTTATGATTTCAGGAAGGAATTTAATACTCCAATTCAGGTTAATTTCAGAGTACTCAGTGCTTCTGTTGATATGAAGGAGTTTATTAAACCCGGCTTAAACCTCGGTATTACTTACAATCTCTAATATTTCCGAAGCGAAGGGATGAGGTTTTTAAGGTAGCCGGAATTCAGGCTTGCCAATAATTTAACTTTTACAGCTCCCCCGGCTTTTGGAATCCTGCGAAAACCTGACTCTACTTCTCCCAAAGTATATGTCTGTAAAGGCTTAGGCACAGGATTGCTGACAGGATGGCAATTTATATTGTCATTTTCATAATATGTCGCCTATTTGTTAAAATTAGAAGTTGGAAATAAGTAATGTATTGAAATGCAATACCTTATAGAATGTTCAAAAAAAATTTTCAGCGTTTAATTTGAGGGCATTTCCAAACGAATTATATTTGCCTCAGAGATTGTTCTTCCAATGACATGATTACATAAAAGATAAAGGTTTCCATAAACAATTTACTTTTGCCATTGGAAACCTGTTTTGGTTGAAAACCCCGGATTTATTCCGGGGTTTTTTATTTTCAGAAATATTTATTCATTTTCGTTTTTGTATGTCGTTTATTCCTTATCAAACCGAGTTGTGTAATAATGAAACTAACATCTATATATATAATGTGTTAGTTCAGGAACCGGTTACTGCCATCACCGATATTTTAATTACAATAATTGCCTGGAGAATTTTTTTCAAATCAAAAAAAGAATTAACTCCAACGCTTTCAAATCAACTATACAGATATTTCTTTTTTATGATTGGTTTGGCAACATTGCTTGGTGGTGTTTTCGGTCATGCACTTTGTTACAGATTGGGAATTGGTTGGAAACTTCCCGGATGGATTACAAGTATGTTTGCCATTATGTTAATTGAGCGGGCAGCTATTATGCATGTATTACCTCAAATGCCAAAATCACTTCACAAGATTTTACCCATATTAAATTTTGTTGAATTAGCAATTATGATTACAACTGCTGTGGTTACCTTAAATTTCTTTTGGGTAGAATTTCATGCATTCTATGGATTAGGAATTGTTGTCGGTTCATTTGAATTAATCAATTATAAAAAAACGGGTAATCAGGCGAGCAAATGGATTTTAATTGCAGTGGGAATTTCTTTAATAGCAGCATTTGTTCAGATTGCAAAAATTCATATTAATGATCCGTGGTTTAGAGCCGTAGATTTTGCACATGTTATTATGTGTGTTACTTCGGTGATATTATATAAAGGTGTACGATTGATAAAAAATCAAACAGTAAATGAATTATGAAACTATTAATTAAGAATACATTCTTGTGGTTGTTTGTTTTACTATTGTTTAATGGAGAACTTAAATCTCAGCAAGCACTTACTCAAGCCAAAGCCTTAGCAAATGAAACGGTGAACATGATGGGCGGCATGGATAATTATAATGCAACAAGATATATTGGCTGGAATTTTTTTGGAAAAAGACAATTGCTTTGGGATAAACAGAACAATAGAGTGAGAGTTGATATACTGAATAAATCAATTTCCATTATTGCTTCTCTCACCGATGAAACTTGTTTGTTATATATGGATGGAAAACAAATGACGCAACCGGATTCATTAACCAAATATTTAGAGAAGGCAAGATTGTATTGGATGAATGATTCCTATTGGTTGCTGATGCCATTTAAATTATTTGATGATGGTGTATTCATTTCTTATGTAGAGAGGGGTGAAACTGCGGATGGCAGAAAAGCGGAAATATTAGAACTCTCTTATGATAATGTGGGAGCAACTCCTGAAAATAAATATCTTATTTATATTGATTTTGAAACACGTTTGATATCGCAGTGGGATTACTTTGCAAATGCAGATGATAACAAACCTGCAATTACAAATCCATGGACAGATTATAACTGGTATGGTAAAATTCTTTTAGCATCTGGCAGAGGCAAAGTGGGTTCAATAACAAATATTCATGTTTGGGAAAGTGTACCGAAAAAAATATTTGAACAAGTGGAAATGTTGGATTTTGATTCTATAAAGTAGTTTTGGGGAATTGTAGAATTGAATTTGTGTAACTGGCGAATTGTGTAATTGTGTAATCGGAAAATCGTTGAATTGGGGAATCGTTGAATCCGGAAAATGCGAAGGCTAAAGGCGAAGGCAATGGCTTAAATTTTAGAATAGTAGAATTGTAAAATTGAATTGTGTAACTATCGAATTGTGTAATCGTGTATTATATGGAACAAAAACAAACCATAAAATTATTTGAGCAAAAGCAAGTGCGTTCTATTTGGAATGAAGAAGAAGAAAAATGGTATTTTTCGATAGTAGATGTTGTGGGGATATTATCAGAAAGCACAAATCCAAATAACTACTGGAAAGTGCTCAAACACAGGCTAACAAAGGAAGGAAGCCAGTTGGTTACAAACTGTAACCAACTGAAACTACAATCTACTGATGGTAAATTTTATAAAACCGATGTAGCCGATACAGAACAATTATTTCGCTTAATACAATCAATTCCCTCACCCAAAGCTGAGCCTTTTAAATTGTGGATAGCAAAAGTAGCGAGAGAAAGAATAGACGAGATAGAAGACCCCGAAATAGGTATTGATAGATTAATGGAAACCTATCTGAAAAAAGGCTATAGCAAAGAATGGATTAATCAACGCTTAAAAAGCATAGAAGTGCGCAAAGAGCTCACCGATGAATGGGATGAAAGAGGCGTAAAAAAAGGACAGGAATACGCCATCCTCACCGATGAAATCACTAAAGCGTGGAGTGGATTATCGGTAAAAGAATATAAAAAACACAAAGACCTAAAAAAAGAAAATTTAAGAGACAATATGACCAATCTTGAGTTGGTACTTAATATGCTTGCCGAAGCCACCACAACAGAAATAAGCAAAGAGAAAAAACCAAAAACATTTGCTCAAAATAAAACCATTGCCAAACAAGGCGGTACTATTGCAGGAAATACCCGAAAAGAAATAGAAGAAAAATCAGGCAAAAAAGTAGTAAGTAAAATTTCGGCTAAAAAACTTTTAGACATTAAAAACAAAAAATTGAAGTAAATCGAATTTTCATTCGATAAAATACTGGAAGAATTTGTTAAAAGAGCCATTTAGTTCTCACAAATTTACCCGCATCTCTAAACCAAATATTTTATGAAATTTTTAGAAGGGAATCTCTGTATGGATTAGATTTTGATTTTATACAAACACAAAATCCAACCTTCGTGCATCCAAATCTGCTTTCACCACTTTTACTTTTACCACATCACCCATTTCAAAAGGTTTATTTCCTGTTAGGCTAACAAGTCTTCTGCGTTTATCATCAAACGTCATTTCATCACGAATTGAATTTACCGCAACCATACCTTCGCATTTATTTTCACGCAGCTCAACAAAAATTCCGAAATGAGTTACACCGGAAATTATTCCTTCGAATACTTCACCAATATGTTTCGATAAATATTCCACTTGTTTGTATTTCACACTTTCTCTTTCTGCTTGCATTGCTGTGCGTTCCTGCGCAGAAGCATAGCGACATTTTTCTTCTAAATCATTTTTTGAAATCGGTTTATTGCTATGATGCAAAGCAGCAAATAAAATGCGATGCACCAATAAATCAGGATAGCGCCGGATGGGTGAAGTAAAGTGTGTGTAATAGTTAAATGCAAGTCCGTAATGTCCAATATTATTTGAGGTATAAACTGCTTTTGCCATACATCGTATTGCCATTTGTTCCAATACATTTTGTTCGGGTTTTCCCTGCACTTCTTTCATCAATTTATTTAATTCAGATGAAATATTTTGTGGTGAATCCAATTTTAATTTATAACCAAAACGTTTTGCTGTTAATCCAAATTCTTCTAATCGCTGAATATCCGGAACATCATGCACCCGATATACAAAAGGATAATTTGTGTTGTCTTGTTTCCCTTCGGGTGCTTTTCCTTTAGAGGTCTTACCCATAAATTCTGCAACCTTTCTATTGGCGAGCAACATTAAATCTTCGATAAGCATGTGCGCTTCTTTTCTATCTTTTACATATAAACCGATAGGCACTTTATTTTCATCCAAAATAAATTTTACTTCCTGAGTTTCAAAAGCGATAGCACCATTTTTAAATTTTTCATCACGCAGTTTATGTGCAATAACATTTAATTGCAAAATTTCTTCGGCAAACTCACCGGTTTTATTTTCAATTATTTCTTGTGCTTCTTCATAACTGAAACGACGATCGGAATGAATAACAGTTTTGCCAAACCAAGTATCCACTATTTCGTGCTTATCATTAAATTCAAAAATTGCAGAAAATGTAAGTCTGTCTTTATGCGGAACTAATGAGCAAACATTGTTGGATAATTTTTCAGGCAACATCGGAATAACTCTGTCAACCAAATAAACAGAAGTAGCTCGTTGATATGCTTCTTTATCTAACTGACTTCCAACGGTAACAAAGTGCGAAACATCCGCTATATGTACACCCACTTCTGTATTGCCATTTTCCAATTTGCGCAAACTGATTGCATCATCAAAATCTTTTGCATCATGTGGATCGATTGTTATTGTCCATGTATTTCGAATATCTCTGCGCTTTGCAATTACTTCTTCTGAAATAGTTTCTGATATAGCAGCAGCTTCTTTTTCTACATCTTCCGGAAAATTATAATTGATTCCTGTTTCAACCATTATCACCCGCATATCACTTTCATGATCGCCTGCAGGTTTTAATTTATCTACAATTTGACCAATAGGATTTTTCATGTTAGGCGGCCAATCTTTCAATCGCACAATTACTCTTTCTCCATCCGAAACTTTTGATCGTTTTACTTCATCAGGTGTAATATAAAAATCGTAATTATTAAATTCCTTATCAGTAACTACAAAAGCAAAATCATTATTGATTTGTATATGCCCGATAAAAGTTTCTTTCTGTCTTTTAATTACTTCTACAATCTCACCTTCTTGTTTTTGTGATTTGGATTTCCGGGTAAGTCTCACACGAACAACATCACCATTAAATGCTCTGTTTGTGCTTCGTGATGGAATAAAAATATCATTCAATTTTCCATCAATAATTACATACGCATTTCCCGAACGGGTAATATCTACAATACCAATTAGTGTATCCTCAGGAGAGAATGTAGGCTTTATTCGAAATTTATCTTGCTCAACTTCTTCGATGCGCTTTTGATCAACCATTTTTTCTATTGAATCAAATAGTCCGGCACCATCATTTTGTTTTAATGACCATTTTACAATTTGTTTTAATGCAACTCCACGTTCCGGTTTGGTCGCAATAAAATTATACAAGTCTGTTTCGAAGTCTTCAGATTTAATGCTCCGTGTTTTATTTATTTTCTTTTTCTTCGACATATATTTATTCTATCGTAAAATTAGTTATTGCTATCGGTTAATATATTATTCTAATCAGAATTGTATTGACATGTGTATAACTGAATACTTGCATTCTACATATCTGTTTAATTTTTCCATCAGAATACAGAGTATGAAAACACTTTATATCATACGACATGCAAAGTCAAGTTGGGAACACGAAGACTTGCATGATTTGGAAAGACCATTGACCGAACGTGGTAAAAAAAATGCGTTGTTAATGGGAGAGGTGTTGAGAAAATATGAAGCATTTCCTGATGAAGTAATTTCAAGTCCTGCGTTGAGAGCAGTTTCTACCACTAGAATTTTATGTGAAGAGTTAGGATTTGATTCTAATAAAATGCTGATAGAACCCGATTTATATTTTCGTGAAGTAGAAGATATTATTCAGGTATTGCACAAACGACAATCACGTCCAGATAAGATTTTTATAGCAGGACATAATCCCGCTTTTACAAATTTGGC of the Bacteroidota bacterium genome contains:
- a CDS encoding DUF4139 domain-containing protein, whose product is MKSAIAILLMLQSTFLFSQKETIIEAPIEKATVFLSGVQLYHSQSLQLSKGSTDIIIRGIASAIDANSVQASGFGDFTILDVQYRMFYPEPNESGKLPDDIQRKINKVNDSITELNFVAMDLNFKKENLSYQKQMMLSNKLLKGEGKSDSLIVLKQAMEYYDIKLNEISDELVKLQRKELANTLLLNSLQNRLSELNNYWNQQNIAIENIPVPEIVISVVAEQSVSAKVEVNYLTYNAGWYATYDLKAIDVSKPIELTYKANIWQNTGINWKDVLITCSTGNPSLGNNPPAIGTWYIGYYQSYYERDYQDDKVKSSEMAETTSAGAVDTYLNQKPADISSNYTAQNQTIANTEFAVSLKYSIPSDGKGHIVALKTATLKSDYNYLAIPKIDQSAYLIARITGWEELSLIPGNANIYFNSTYVGKTMLNAGGLSDTMEVSLGRDKSIEVKRIVLKDKTNEKFLNSNVTLNRAFEISIRNSKAYNIDVVIKDHIPVSQVNEIKVEILNKGGSDIDLASGILTWKEKVKAKETKKLQFEFSVTYPKDTPITAL
- a CDS encoding Bro-N domain-containing protein, whose protein sequence is MEQKQTIKLFEQKQVRSIWNEEEEKWYFSIVDVVGILSESTNPNNYWKVLKHRLTKEGSQLVTNCNQLKLQSTDGKFYKTDVADTEQLFRLIQSIPSPKAEPFKLWIAKVARERIDEIEDPEIGIDRLMETYLKKGYSKEWINQRLKSIEVRKELTDEWDERGVKKGQEYAILTDEITKAWSGLSVKEYKKHKDLKKENLRDNMTNLELVLNMLAEATTTEISKEKKPKTFAQNKTIAKQGGTIAGNTRKEIEEKSGKKVVSKISAKKLLDIKNKKLK
- the rnr gene encoding ribonuclease R produces the protein MSKKKKINKTRSIKSEDFETDLYNFIATKPERGVALKQIVKWSLKQNDGAGLFDSIEKMVDQKRIEEVEQDKFRIKPTFSPEDTLIGIVDITRSGNAYVIIDGKLNDIFIPSRSTNRAFNGDVVRVRLTRKSKSQKQEGEIVEVIKRQKETFIGHIQINNDFAFVVTDKEFNNYDFYITPDEVKRSKVSDGERVIVRLKDWPPNMKNPIGQIVDKLKPAGDHESDMRVIMVETGINYNFPEDVEKEAAAISETISEEVIAKRRDIRNTWTITIDPHDAKDFDDAISLRKLENGNTEVGVHIADVSHFVTVGSQLDKEAYQRATSVYLVDRVIPMLPEKLSNNVCSLVPHKDRLTFSAIFEFNDKHEIVDTWFGKTVIHSDRRFSYEEAQEIIENKTGEFAEEILQLNVIAHKLRDEKFKNGAIAFETQEVKFILDENKVPIGLYVKDRKEAHMLIEDLMLLANRKVAEFMGKTSKGKAPEGKQDNTNYPFVYRVHDVPDIQRLEEFGLTAKRFGYKLKLDSPQNISSELNKLMKEVQGKPEQNVLEQMAIRCMAKAVYTSNNIGHYGLAFNYYTHFTSPIRRYPDLLVHRILFAALHHSNKPISKNDLEEKCRYASAQERTAMQAERESVKYKQVEYLSKHIGEVFEGIISGVTHFGIFVELRENKCEGMVAVNSIRDEMTFDDKRRRLVSLTGNKPFEMGDVVKVKVVKADLDARRLDFVFV
- a CDS encoding histidine phosphatase family protein, whose amino-acid sequence is MKTLYIIRHAKSSWEHEDLHDLERPLTERGKKNALLMGEVLRKYEAFPDEVISSPALRAVSTTRILCEELGFDSNKMLIEPDLYFREVEDIIQVLHKRQSRPDKIFIAGHNPAFTNLANALIPGFTEMIPTCGVVAVHFNIESWGLLQIGGGQLAFFEYPKKFR